A portion of the Paenibacillus marchantiae genome contains these proteins:
- a CDS encoding LacI family DNA-binding transcriptional regulator: MATIHDVALKAGVSVTTVSRVLNNRGYISQKTRDKVYQTMNELNYRPNEIARSLLRKQSNVIGLIIPDVSHPFFGELANYIEYHAYRNGLKMMLCNSHMDPSKEREYVEMLKGNRVDGIIMGSHTLEVDEYMNLHSPIVTLDRQIGADIPFISSDNYQGGVMAAELLLAKGRRHVAHICGNLELQMLSNRRTTGFTDTLEAHGIKPVIIHETDLNVFSQHQYTELVGKLLAQHPEVDGLFVTSDLMAIHALKQIVLHGRKVPEDIAIVGYDDIQAAGYAMPGITTIRQPMEAMAELAVELIRSQIAEEEIGMEHILPVTLVERETT, translated from the coding sequence ATGGCAACAATTCATGATGTTGCACTCAAAGCAGGCGTTTCCGTAACTACCGTCTCGCGTGTATTGAACAATCGGGGTTACATCAGTCAGAAGACCCGGGATAAAGTGTATCAGACCATGAACGAACTGAATTATCGTCCCAATGAAATTGCCCGTTCTCTGCTGCGCAAGCAGTCCAACGTCATCGGCTTGATTATTCCTGATGTGTCACATCCGTTTTTTGGTGAACTGGCAAATTATATCGAGTATCATGCATACCGGAACGGGTTAAAAATGATGCTGTGCAACTCACACATGGACCCTTCCAAAGAGCGAGAGTATGTGGAAATGCTCAAGGGTAACCGGGTCGACGGAATTATTATGGGGAGTCATACGCTCGAAGTGGATGAGTATATGAATCTGCATTCTCCCATCGTTACATTGGACCGGCAGATTGGTGCCGATATCCCATTTATTTCATCCGATAATTATCAGGGCGGAGTTATGGCGGCCGAATTGCTGCTCGCGAAGGGCAGACGGCACGTGGCGCATATCTGCGGCAATCTGGAACTGCAGATGCTGTCTAATCGCAGAACGACAGGCTTTACGGATACATTGGAGGCACATGGAATCAAGCCGGTCATAATCCATGAAACCGATCTGAATGTGTTCAGTCAGCATCAGTACACCGAGTTGGTCGGAAAACTGCTTGCTCAGCATCCCGAAGTGGATGGACTGTTCGTAACCAGTGATTTGATGGCCATTCATGCCTTGAAACAGATCGTGCTTCATGGCCGCAAAGTGCCCGAGGATATCGCAATTGTCGGTTATGACGACATCCAGGCGGCGGGGTATGCGATGCCAGGCATTACAACCATAAGACAGCCAATGGAGGCCATGGCTGAGCTTGCCGTCGAATTGATCCGAAGCCAGATCGCTGAGGAGGAAATCGGGATGGAGCATATTTTACCAGTCACACTGGTGGAGAGAGAGACGACCTGA
- a CDS encoding extracellular solute-binding protein: MYRKMMTALLALTMVAVTACSSGAKEEPSKEAAAPLALQDGKYEPSVQMSYLRAWNDDTKFKNGETAQNNVHTKWAKERLGIDLTTPWAVSVTNDAFYTKLRLSLSANEELPDIVSIRGDYNLVRELIESGKFADAGELFDKYASDTWKGAAESAPEEWYPYMYEGKRYGIPIFDYAYNGDPVMFIREDWLKKLGLEEPKTIDELVTVMDAFTNQDPDGNGKKDTYGLTVGMKIALNTWMTESGWIFGMYNTMPGQWNLNAEGTLEYGSVQPGVKEGLATMKDWLSKGYLPKEAGVYDEIKAAELFTAGKAGIIVGPHWMPNWPIDDVKKNVDGATYKAIALPTGPTGESHHHGSGASNGVVLINKDMANPEIFFTYQNYLFDNFANPEVGGEFEHGFAQGYDFDIVDGKVLGEADLKDGVSPLKYTLTYDGARIPNLMMDTLAELATGKEAETPFEKNTKIANKPEVFAAAQVVVAHKDDAIKNKFTGAPTDTMKMKKDALDKLEKDTFSKIIYGQVGIDEFDAFVTKWKSMGGDQITTEVNEWFKTVN; this comes from the coding sequence ATGTATAGAAAAATGATGACTGCATTGCTTGCACTGACGATGGTTGCCGTAACGGCATGCAGTTCGGGGGCAAAGGAAGAACCATCCAAGGAAGCGGCTGCACCACTTGCGCTGCAAGATGGTAAGTATGAACCTTCGGTTCAGATGAGCTATTTGCGAGCCTGGAATGATGATACAAAGTTTAAGAACGGAGAAACTGCACAGAACAACGTGCACACCAAATGGGCCAAAGAACGTTTGGGCATCGATCTGACCACACCTTGGGCTGTATCCGTGACCAATGATGCTTTTTACACGAAGCTTCGTCTCTCCTTGTCGGCTAATGAAGAGCTGCCGGATATCGTCTCTATCCGTGGTGACTACAATCTGGTGCGTGAGTTGATTGAGTCGGGTAAATTCGCCGATGCAGGTGAACTGTTCGATAAGTATGCATCCGACACATGGAAAGGGGCTGCCGAATCCGCACCGGAAGAGTGGTACCCATACATGTATGAAGGTAAACGTTATGGTATTCCGATCTTCGATTATGCCTACAATGGCGACCCTGTTATGTTCATCCGCGAAGACTGGCTGAAGAAGCTGGGACTGGAAGAACCAAAAACGATCGATGAGCTCGTTACGGTGATGGATGCATTCACAAATCAGGACCCGGATGGTAACGGTAAGAAAGATACGTACGGTCTGACGGTCGGTATGAAAATTGCCCTCAATACATGGATGACCGAATCCGGCTGGATCTTCGGAATGTATAACACGATGCCGGGACAGTGGAATCTGAATGCAGAAGGAACACTGGAATATGGCTCGGTTCAACCGGGTGTGAAAGAAGGACTTGCAACGATGAAAGACTGGTTGTCCAAAGGCTATCTGCCGAAGGAAGCCGGCGTATATGATGAAATCAAGGCAGCTGAACTGTTTACAGCAGGCAAAGCCGGAATCATTGTGGGACCACACTGGATGCCGAACTGGCCGATCGATGATGTGAAGAAAAATGTGGACGGCGCTACCTACAAAGCAATTGCCCTGCCAACCGGACCGACTGGGGAGAGCCATCACCACGGTTCAGGTGCTAGCAACGGGGTCGTGTTGATCAACAAGGATATGGCAAACCCAGAAATTTTCTTCACATATCAAAATTATTTGTTTGATAACTTCGCTAATCCAGAAGTGGGTGGGGAGTTCGAACATGGCTTTGCTCAAGGATATGACTTTGATATTGTAGATGGCAAAGTGCTTGGTGAAGCTGATCTGAAAGACGGCGTATCACCGCTGAAGTATACACTCACTTATGATGGTGCCCGTATTCCTAACCTGATGATGGATACGTTGGCAGAACTCGCTACAGGTAAGGAAGCAGAAACACCTTTCGAGAAAAATACGAAAATCGCCAACAAACCTGAAGTATTTGCTGCGGCTCAAGTCGTGGTAGCTCATAAGGATGATGCAATCAAGAACAAATTTACGGGTGCACCTACGGATACGATGAAGATGAAGAAAGATGCGCTCGACAAGCTGGAGAAAGATACGTTCAGCAAAATTATTTACGGTCAGGTTGGCATCGATGAATTCGACGCGTTCGTAACGAAGTGGAAATCCATGGGCGGCGATCAAATCACAACGGAAGTCAATGAATGGTTCAAAACAGTTAATTAA
- a CDS encoding disulfide oxidoreductase, which yields MDTASKPERRAKHIDTRLFIAWAVSVIATGGSLYFSEIKGYIPCDLCWFQRIFMYPLTILLGIAYFKDDAGITKYVLPLSFIGGGISLYHVTIQRIYSATGSSVACGQIPCYTDYLNWFGFITIPLLALIAFIIIIVMLWGIGKTSKSSS from the coding sequence ATGGACACAGCTTCAAAGCCTGAGCGACGGGCAAAACATATTGATACCCGTCTGTTTATTGCCTGGGCCGTATCAGTCATTGCGACTGGAGGCAGCCTTTATTTTAGTGAGATTAAGGGATACATCCCCTGTGATCTGTGCTGGTTCCAACGGATCTTCATGTATCCGTTAACGATTTTACTTGGCATTGCCTACTTCAAGGATGACGCGGGAATTACCAAGTATGTTCTTCCCCTTAGTTTCATTGGAGGCGGAATCTCGTTATACCATGTAACGATTCAGCGTATTTACTCGGCTACGGGCAGTTCAGTGGCATGCGGACAAATTCCGTGTTATACCGATTACTTGAACTGGTTTGGTTTTATCACAATTCCGTTACTTGCACTGATCGCATTTATCATCATTATTGTTATGCTGTGGGGAATTGGCAAAACATCAAAATCTTCTTCATAA
- a CDS encoding stalk domain-containing protein translates to MKKNFKKSAATMMVLGMTLTGATGVFAGTQLEKISAYLNHGISFNVDGAAYSPTDGNGKKLAPITYNNSTYLPVRAIADALHVPVSYDGKKGQVIIGEATSNASALSNVTYSAAQKEAIQKAFAQFDGFETAYAPQQMIAGDMFKSVGAGGDGVSFTFNHMKVDVSPRDYSDGYNGKDVKLSNGVTAKWYTPDQTGMLTFKLDDRYVTISSPDHKLSQAQLQQVAVSVQKVQGNDQGVTGFADVKYTQEQSAAIRKAFAKFQGFETAYAPQHMIAGDSFKSVGAGGDGVNFVFNHMNVSVSPKDYSFSYDGKNVKLPNGVTAKWYTPDQTDMLTFKLDDRYVTLSSANNALTHTQLEQMAVSVQKVK, encoded by the coding sequence ATGAAGAAAAACTTCAAGAAATCCGCAGCAACGATGATGGTACTGGGCATGACATTAACAGGAGCAACGGGCGTATTCGCAGGAACTCAGCTGGAGAAAATCTCGGCATACCTCAACCATGGGATCAGCTTCAATGTTGACGGTGCGGCGTACTCACCGACTGATGGCAACGGCAAGAAACTGGCTCCAATCACATACAACAATTCAACTTATCTGCCTGTACGTGCCATTGCTGATGCGCTGCATGTACCTGTATCGTATGACGGTAAAAAAGGACAGGTTATCATCGGAGAAGCTACAAGCAATGCGTCCGCATTGAGCAATGTAACATATAGCGCAGCGCAAAAAGAAGCCATTCAAAAGGCGTTTGCACAGTTCGACGGCTTCGAGACAGCATACGCTCCTCAACAGATGATTGCAGGTGATATGTTTAAAAGTGTAGGCGCTGGTGGCGATGGAGTAAGCTTTACTTTTAACCATATGAAAGTGGATGTGTCTCCAAGAGATTATTCGGACGGTTACAATGGCAAAGATGTAAAACTGTCCAATGGCGTTACCGCCAAGTGGTACACACCGGATCAAACGGGTATGCTCACGTTCAAACTGGATGATCGTTATGTCACAATAAGCTCACCTGACCATAAGCTGTCTCAGGCTCAGTTGCAGCAAGTGGCTGTATCTGTGCAAAAGGTTCAAGGTAATGATCAGGGCGTTACGGGCTTCGCTGATGTGAAATATACCCAAGAACAGTCAGCCGCCATCCGCAAAGCCTTTGCGAAATTCCAAGGATTCGAGACTGCTTACGCACCACAACACATGATTGCCGGGGATTCATTCAAAAGTGTGGGTGCTGGTGGTGATGGAGTAAACTTTGTCTTCAATCACATGAATGTCAGTGTGTCACCTAAAGACTATTCCTTCAGCTATGACGGCAAAAATGTTAAACTGCCAAACGGCGTTACCGCCAAGTGGTACACACCGGATCAAACCGACATGCTGACATTCAAACTGGATGATCGCTATGTGACTCTCAGCTCGGCAAATAATGCATTGACTCACACACAGCTGGAGCAAATGGCTGTATCTGTGCAAAAAGTGAAATAA
- a CDS encoding response regulator transcription factor translates to MMNLMVVDDEHSAVESIAASIPWREHGIGHVYKAYSVKEALQQMAAHQVHIIITDIRMPGLSGLDLVSHIRQKWERTKCIILSGHASFDYAKQALRHGTVSYLLKPVRDEELIEAVQQASVQIRLEGEKQLMHQRAMYSVREHLPEKRAGLMKDVLLGHKFVESELVEKLEQFEIGFRPQDKMQLLLIRYDDPQPTNKAFRLMKYAISNVVEEIFGSSYHLCHTDDAYDDLVFMASPKQAQSEPELLMGRLGERLLHSVKQYLNATISLSVSRIGRFPEQVPQLYHQAVSALRKQAEAGKGLHLNAAAGSHGSTLKSLAALYEPPGLTALLEAGRMEDANRKIDAIFAELSDSVFPEHVYVAFHYLAAAFSYMAHREGRQLSDVLGEQYQQLLKDGYGVSLRSLEAWTRSVMEQWALSTTDTGQESGSNMIRQVQQWIDHHLGEDLSLQVIAGEVHLHPVYLSKMYKQSTGEGISDYIIRSRMERAVHLLKHTAMKIYEVGQEVGYNNTPYFIQVFRKHYGLTPQDFRNG, encoded by the coding sequence ATGATGAATCTAATGGTCGTGGATGATGAACATTCAGCGGTGGAATCGATTGCAGCCTCCATACCGTGGAGAGAACATGGGATTGGGCACGTATATAAGGCGTACTCGGTGAAAGAGGCATTGCAGCAAATGGCCGCACATCAGGTCCATATTATCATCACCGATATTCGTATGCCGGGCTTGTCTGGTCTGGATTTGGTGAGTCATATTCGTCAAAAGTGGGAGCGGACCAAATGTATCATTTTATCTGGACATGCATCCTTTGATTATGCGAAGCAGGCACTCCGTCATGGAACAGTGAGTTATCTGCTGAAACCAGTGCGGGATGAGGAGTTGATTGAAGCCGTGCAGCAGGCCTCCGTCCAGATTCGGCTGGAGGGAGAGAAACAGTTGATGCACCAGCGCGCCATGTATTCGGTGAGAGAACATTTACCGGAGAAGCGGGCGGGATTAATGAAGGATGTGCTGCTTGGACATAAATTTGTAGAGAGCGAACTTGTGGAGAAGCTGGAGCAATTCGAGATTGGATTCCGTCCCCAGGACAAAATGCAGCTGCTGCTTATCCGCTATGATGACCCACAGCCAACAAACAAGGCATTCCGTTTAATGAAATACGCCATCTCTAACGTCGTGGAAGAAATCTTTGGCAGCAGCTATCATCTCTGCCATACGGACGATGCGTATGATGATCTCGTTTTCATGGCAAGTCCGAAACAGGCACAGTCTGAACCGGAACTGCTGATGGGGCGGCTCGGAGAACGGCTGCTTCACAGTGTGAAGCAGTATTTAAACGCGACGATTTCACTATCAGTCAGCCGGATAGGCCGTTTTCCAGAGCAAGTTCCGCAGCTTTACCATCAAGCTGTAAGTGCCTTGCGCAAGCAGGCGGAAGCAGGCAAAGGGTTGCATCTCAATGCGGCTGCCGGCTCCCATGGATCAACATTGAAATCACTTGCGGCACTGTATGAGCCACCCGGACTGACCGCACTGCTGGAAGCAGGACGGATGGAGGACGCCAATCGCAAGATTGATGCGATTTTTGCCGAGTTATCGGATAGTGTGTTCCCGGAGCATGTCTATGTTGCTTTTCACTATCTCGCAGCCGCGTTCTCCTACATGGCTCATCGGGAGGGCAGACAGTTGTCCGATGTCCTTGGTGAGCAGTATCAGCAACTGTTGAAGGACGGCTACGGCGTGTCACTTCGGAGTCTGGAAGCATGGACCCGGAGCGTGATGGAACAATGGGCTCTAAGCACAACCGATACGGGCCAGGAAAGTGGATCGAACATGATCAGACAGGTCCAGCAATGGATTGACCACCATCTGGGAGAAGATCTTTCCTTGCAAGTTATTGCGGGGGAGGTTCATCTGCACCCGGTATATTTGTCCAAAATGTATAAACAATCGACGGGTGAAGGCATTAGTGACTACATTATCCGTTCCCGGATGGAACGTGCTGTTCACTTGCTGAAACACACGGCAATGAAGATTTATGAAGTCGGTCAGGAAGTGGGATATAACAATACCCCTTATTTCATTCAAGTATTCCGCAAACATTATGGCCTGACCCCGCAGGATTTTCGGAACGGTTAA
- a CDS encoding FixH family protein: MSGQVRWFMPFIILILLTAGCSYEEQSQSGEMPEMIKVQLVVPDDAPLHKPVTLQVKLTQGDVPVSNADQIQFQIWNELEDAPAVSPELGMMTEDKLEKQGALKASEVEDGLYEVQYTFEQAGTYVVQVHVTHGAMHSMPRAKIQAE, encoded by the coding sequence ATGAGCGGACAAGTCCGTTGGTTCATGCCCTTCATCATTCTGATCCTCCTGACTGCGGGATGCTCCTATGAGGAGCAGTCCCAGTCTGGTGAGATGCCGGAGATGATCAAAGTACAGCTTGTGGTCCCTGACGATGCTCCTCTCCATAAGCCCGTTACCTTGCAGGTGAAGCTCACTCAGGGTGATGTACCGGTAAGCAATGCAGATCAAATTCAATTCCAGATCTGGAATGAGCTTGAGGATGCCCCAGCAGTCTCGCCTGAACTAGGAATGATGACAGAGGATAAGCTGGAGAAACAAGGCGCCTTGAAGGCAAGCGAGGTTGAGGATGGTCTGTATGAGGTGCAGTATACATTTGAGCAGGCAGGTACGTATGTGGTTCAGGTCCATGTGACACATGGGGCCATGCACAGTATGCCCAGAGCGAAGATCCAGGCGGAGTAA
- a CDS encoding DUF6138 family protein, whose product MSTLYDQAMEEMIEVIEEWFSEQLKRDDLEKAVKRTTLQMGIFNDILLDYRPGRTTVDSVDLGLDEGLKSKNPGPFTEEQVRNEIQPKLVEVVQEKLDKLVDTPLIDYRFTFRGKFPTTEGKLQVTMLEYINEGKRQQLLERIHTYVDHKLLKGSYPTKPLESFFLTRHLLDPKLFPELDVAWTIAQYDRIQELNKGRQEALAEHRGDIIRAITSWAENHFLPRYFDVQPSAYSANVYTLKPGASLEEDQPKIEHGQQVAQPIDLLLYAAVMILRYEPSYSKPKGLTFLELAKQLGSSRAVRMMTEGSGTYAKEDIHVKNEQMECTANDVFSIITIIIRKEEVAAYKQALGFITRLLKQGFPKSYKIKLKSSVKQYLPIKGLAKSDTHRFFANALEYPELRPLLEEYARAAIEEFEFYADTEGEKNCMPGSYATFGLGLADERYFPLVEYYMGEVDDEHQLVQDKFTVAFAETHGVTASSIPALVTCLRRSTDSLKLKIQPELEDEEKLELLVQSLQGMETYEVEHVLYPIWGKVEKLATLARKAEGRRKELLLELLKAAGK is encoded by the coding sequence ATGAGTACACTCTATGATCAGGCAATGGAAGAGATGATTGAGGTCATTGAAGAATGGTTTAGTGAACAGTTGAAGCGGGATGACCTGGAAAAGGCTGTGAAGCGAACTACGCTGCAAATGGGGATTTTTAATGATATTTTGCTGGATTACAGACCTGGACGGACTACAGTAGACAGTGTGGATCTTGGATTGGATGAGGGATTGAAATCGAAGAATCCCGGTCCCTTTACCGAGGAACAGGTACGAAATGAGATCCAGCCCAAGCTTGTAGAAGTGGTTCAAGAGAAATTGGACAAGCTGGTGGATACACCGTTGATCGATTATCGGTTTACCTTTCGCGGGAAATTTCCAACGACAGAAGGAAAGCTGCAAGTGACCATGCTCGAATATATCAACGAAGGGAAAAGGCAGCAGTTGCTTGAGCGCATTCATACATACGTAGACCATAAGCTGCTAAAAGGTTCATATCCAACAAAGCCGTTGGAATCCTTTTTTTTGACGCGTCACCTGCTTGACCCGAAATTGTTCCCTGAACTGGACGTAGCGTGGACTATAGCGCAATATGATCGAATACAGGAGTTAAATAAAGGGCGTCAGGAAGCTCTGGCGGAGCATCGTGGTGATATTATTCGTGCGATAACGTCTTGGGCGGAGAATCATTTTTTGCCACGTTACTTTGATGTACAGCCTTCTGCATACAGCGCCAATGTATATACACTTAAGCCAGGTGCTTCTTTGGAGGAGGACCAGCCAAAGATTGAGCATGGGCAGCAGGTGGCACAGCCTATCGATCTGCTGCTGTATGCAGCCGTGATGATTCTTCGTTATGAGCCTAGTTACAGTAAACCGAAAGGCCTTACTTTCTTGGAACTGGCCAAACAATTGGGTAGTAGCCGTGCGGTTCGTATGATGACGGAAGGTAGCGGAACCTATGCCAAGGAAGATATTCATGTAAAAAATGAGCAGATGGAATGCACAGCCAACGATGTGTTCTCGATCATTACTATCATCATTCGCAAGGAAGAAGTAGCTGCCTACAAACAGGCCCTTGGTTTTATCACCCGTTTGCTGAAGCAGGGCTTCCCCAAAAGTTACAAGATCAAGCTCAAATCCAGCGTGAAGCAGTATCTGCCGATTAAAGGGCTTGCGAAGTCGGATACCCATCGATTTTTCGCAAACGCACTGGAGTACCCGGAGCTGCGTCCGCTACTTGAAGAGTATGCACGTGCAGCGATCGAAGAGTTCGAATTTTATGCGGATACAGAGGGTGAAAAGAACTGTATGCCAGGCAGTTATGCAACCTTCGGACTTGGATTGGCAGATGAGCGGTATTTCCCGTTGGTTGAATATTACATGGGTGAAGTGGATGATGAGCACCAGTTGGTACAGGATAAATTCACCGTTGCCTTTGCTGAGACACATGGTGTAACGGCCAGTTCCATACCTGCATTAGTTACCTGCCTGCGTCGCTCTACGGATTCCCTGAAGCTGAAGATTCAGCCAGAGTTGGAGGATGAGGAGAAGCTTGAACTTCTGGTCCAATCGCTGCAAGGAATGGAAACCTATGAAGTGGAGCATGTGTTGTATCCGATCTGGGGCAAGGTAGAGAAGCTTGCAACGCTGGCACGCAAGGCTGAGGGAAGACGGAAAGAATTGCTGTTAGAACTGTTAAAGGCCGCAGGGAAATAA
- a CDS encoding copper amine oxidase N-terminal domain-containing protein: MKMKKFIAPMLSLTLLMPGIAGAAAAAQTPMTTMKASVNTPAADLRASLDHLLSEHFALAVTAMAKAYDGAKDADAAYKALDQNALDMQPAIASLYGDAGAKEFERIFRAHNKYTDDLVKATKMGNQAGIKQAQNNINGFVEEFSTFLSTATEGKLPKAAAKNALKVHEDLVQKVFDEYVAGDYTDAYKAYREGFKEMFDVSKALSTAITTQMPEKFENSKADTPAADLRSALNHLASEHFALSALQMQEQYDGRTAASNALVTAEAGNTADFKAAIASIYGNDGANAFEKIWVTNHVNAQSDYVTAVKNNDATARAAVEKRIDGFTTEFATFLDSATAGNLPKAAGQQALTTHEKQVQQVLDQYAAANYGGSYTTNREGFKVMFGVGQALGNAIVTQFNDKFQEQPTTPTMPETETTTVWMQLNSKTLKINDKTTNMDTTPMLWKNTTYIPLRFLSEGIGATVKWDKKAQQVTVMAGNDTLKFWVNNNVMEVNGMKKNVGATVFVNKDGRTQVPLRFIAELLGWDVKWAQKDGSITLTKSM, encoded by the coding sequence ATGAAAATGAAGAAATTTATCGCACCCATGCTGAGCTTGACGTTATTGATGCCGGGAATCGCCGGGGCTGCTGCAGCAGCACAGACACCAATGACTACAATGAAGGCAAGTGTTAATACACCTGCTGCTGACCTGAGAGCGAGCCTGGATCACCTGTTATCCGAACACTTTGCACTCGCAGTAACCGCAATGGCGAAGGCATATGACGGAGCAAAAGATGCAGACGCAGCTTACAAAGCACTCGACCAAAATGCATTGGATATGCAGCCGGCAATCGCTTCCCTTTACGGTGATGCAGGAGCCAAAGAATTCGAACGTATCTTCCGCGCTCATAACAAATATACAGATGATCTTGTGAAAGCAACTAAGATGGGTAACCAGGCTGGAATCAAACAGGCACAGAATAATATTAACGGTTTTGTAGAAGAATTCTCTACATTCCTCAGCACCGCAACGGAAGGCAAATTGCCAAAAGCGGCAGCTAAAAATGCTTTGAAAGTACATGAAGATCTCGTGCAAAAAGTATTTGATGAATATGTAGCAGGTGACTATACAGATGCATACAAAGCTTACCGTGAAGGTTTCAAAGAAATGTTCGACGTGAGTAAAGCACTTTCCACAGCAATCACAACACAAATGCCTGAGAAATTCGAGAATAGCAAAGCGGACACACCAGCAGCTGATCTGAGATCTGCACTGAACCACTTGGCTTCCGAGCACTTCGCTCTGTCGGCTCTGCAGATGCAAGAACAATATGATGGCCGCACAGCAGCATCCAATGCACTGGTTACAGCTGAAGCTGGAAACACAGCGGATTTCAAAGCAGCGATCGCTTCCATTTACGGTAATGACGGTGCCAATGCGTTCGAGAAAATTTGGGTAACCAACCACGTGAATGCACAAAGCGACTATGTAACAGCCGTTAAAAACAATGATGCAACCGCTCGTGCAGCTGTCGAGAAACGTATTGACGGATTCACCACGGAGTTCGCGACATTCCTGGATTCCGCAACAGCGGGTAACTTGCCAAAAGCTGCCGGACAGCAAGCATTGACTACACATGAGAAGCAAGTACAACAAGTATTGGATCAATACGCTGCGGCTAACTACGGAGGTTCGTACACGACCAACCGTGAAGGATTCAAAGTTATGTTTGGTGTAGGTCAAGCCTTGGGTAATGCAATTGTCACGCAATTCAATGATAAATTCCAAGAGCAACCCACTACACCGACAATGCCTGAAACAGAGACAACAACTGTATGGATGCAGCTGAACAGCAAAACGCTGAAAATCAATGACAAAACAACCAACATGGACACCACGCCAATGCTCTGGAAAAACACAACCTACATTCCATTGCGCTTCTTGAGCGAAGGAATTGGTGCAACCGTGAAATGGGATAAAAAAGCACAACAAGTAACTGTAATGGCTGGCAATGATACACTGAAGTTCTGGGTGAACAACAATGTTATGGAAGTGAACGGCATGAAGAAAAATGTGGGCGCAACAGTCTTTGTTAACAAAGATGGACGTACACAAGTGCCACTGCGTTTCATCGCTGAGCTTCTTGGCTGGGATGTAAAATGGGCGCAAAAAGATGGCTCCATCACACTGACTAAATCCATGTAA